In the SAR86 cluster bacterium genome, TTTCCTGCATTAAAGATAAATACTAAAAATGCTTTTGAACAAGCTAGTTTTGTATCTAGTTCTAAAATCAGTAAAAAGGACTTTACTAGTGACCAGTCATTTAATAGTTTTGAAGTATGGATAAGAGAGACTTATTCGGAAATGGATGAAGCTTTTAATAACCTTAAATTGATTGGAGAACCTAAACTATCTGGGACTGGCTCTACTATTTTTTTGGAGTTCGATAATAAATCTGCTGCTGAGTCAGCACAGAAACATTTTCCTGAGTTAGTTTTAGCAAAAAGTTTAGAACGTTCACCCTTAATGCAAATAATAGAATAAAATACGCGCAATATATGAATGGGGTGTGGCCAAGCGGTAAGGCAGCGGCTTTTGATGCCGCCATGCGCTGGTTCGAATCCAGCCACCCCAGCCATCTATAGGAGAGACAAATGGAGAAAAGACATCAAAAAATAGCTGTCTTTAGCGGAACAGCTAACCTTGAGCTTACTAAAAAAATTTGTAAAAAACTCGCTTTAAAGCAAGGAAAAGCAGATATCGGTCGTTTTAGTGATGGCGAAATCAGCGTGAAGATTAATGAAAATGTAAGAGGCAAAGACGTTTACATAATCCAGCCAACTTGTAGTCCTTCTCATGTGAATTTAATTGAATTAATACTAATGGTTGATGCTCTTAGGTGGTCTTCTGCAGGTAGAATAACAGCTGTTATTCCATACTATGGATATGCAAGGCAAGACAGACGGGTAAGGTCTCAAAGAGTACCAATCAGCGCTAAAGTTATTGCAGGTATCTTAGAAAGATCTGGAATTGATAGAGTTTTAACAGTAGAGCTGCATTCTGAACAGATTCAAGGATTTTTTGATATACCAGTAGATAATATATACGGGACAAAAGTTATCTATGAGGACATCAAAAAACAAAAATTCAAGGACATATTAGTTGTAAGTCCTGATGTCGGAGGAGTAGTTAGGTCAAGAGCTCTATCTAAGTTTTTAGATATTGGTGACTTGGCAATTATCGACAAAAGAAGAGATGAAGCGAACAAATCTGAGGTAATGAACGTGATAGGAGATGTATCAAAAAAAGATTGTTTGCTTTATGACGATATGGCAGATACATGTGGAACATTATGCAATGCAGCTGATGCATTAAAGGCCAAGGATGCTAGAAGTGTGAGTGCTTATATTACTCATCCCGTTTTATCAGGAGAGGCAATAGAAAAAATAAATCAATCTTCACTTGATCAATTAGTTGTAACAGATACTATACCGCTCTCGGAAGAAGCTAAATCCTGTAAAAAGATTAGATGCATCTCTTTGGCACCGACTTTAGCTGAGGCCATAAAAAGATTAAATAAAGAGGAATCAATAAGTGAAATGCTTATGTGATCAAGTGAATTATGAGTGAACAAGTCAATTTAAATGCAACCAATAGAGAAGTCGAAGGTAAATCTTCCAGTAGACAGTTGAGAAGAATGGGCTCAGTACCAGCCGTGATATATGGTGGAGACAAAGATCCTATAAGAATATCTATTTTAGAGAAGGATATTGCAAAAGCTTCTGAGATTCCTGGATTTGCAACTCAAATATTGAACATAAATATTTCAGGTGATGAGCAGAATGTTATTGTAAAAGAAATTCAAAGGCATCCGGCTACTCAAAGAGTTCTTCATGCTGACCTTCAAAGAGTTAATCCTGATACAAAAATTAGTATTTCAGTTCCTGTGAGGTTCTTAAATGAAGATAACTGCATGGGCGTAAAAATGCATGGTGGTGCAATTTCTCGTTTAATCAATGACATCGATATAAGTTGTCTTGCTTCTAACCTTCCAGAATATCTCGAAGTAGATGTTGCTGAACTAGATGTTGGGGACTCAATATTTTTGTCAGCTCTTAATCTACCTGAAGGAGTAGAAATTCCATCACTTGCACTTGGCGATGACAGAGATCAGGCTGTTGTTTCAGTGACGGAGGCAAAAGTGCTTGATGTTGAGCCTGAAATCATCGAAACGGAAGAAGACGGAGAATCTTCAGAAGACGAAGATGCTGCAGCATCTACCGATGGTCAAGAAGAGCCTGACGAATAATACTTCAATAAGATTTCATGGAACCGCTATTAATATTAGGGTTAGGCAATCCTGGTGAAGATTATGCTCTTACTCGACATAATGCTGGTGCTGATTACATCGATTTGCTTTGCAACAAATATTCGTTAACTCTAAAAAAAGAAAGACAAATCCATGGTAAATTTGCTGAATTTTTTAATGAAAACTATAAGTTAATCTTTGTAACGCCTTCCACCTTTATGAATGAAAGTGGTTTGTGCGTGTCAAAAACAAAAAAATTTTTTAATCTTAGAACTGAACAAATTTTAATCGCCCATGATGAACTGGATCTGCCTAATTCAGAAATTAAGCTAAAAGAGTCAGGCGGACATGGTGGCCATAATGGTCTTAGGAATATAATTGATCATTTACAAGGAGATAGTTCTTTTAAACGATTAAGAATTGGAATAGGCAGACCGGACAAAGATAAAGATATCATTTCATATGTCTTAAAAAAGGCTTCAGTTGAAGAAAGAGAAAAATTAATGGGTAATCTTATTAATTACCTAGATCTTGGAGAAAAAATAATACAAGATGGCTGGCAAAAGACTGTAATGAATTACCATACTTCTAAGGAAGAATATAATGAGTCTTAAGTGTGGGATAGTTGGACTTCCAAATGTCGGCAAATCAACATTATTTAATGCTTTAACAGCTGCAGGGATCGAGGCGCAAAATTTTCCTTTTTGTACTATTGAACCTAATAAAGGTGTCGTTCCTGTCCCAGATCCAAGACTTAATAAAGTCGCTGAGATAGTAAATCCTGAAAAAATAATTCCTACAACTACTGAATTCGTAGATATAGCAGGATTAGTGAAAGGTGCATCAGAAGGAGAAGGTTTAGGAAATAAATTTCTTTCTCATGTAAGAGAAACACAGGCAATTCTTCATGTTATTAGATGCTTCGAAAATCCTGACATTACTCATGTGCACGATGTAGTGAATCCTGTAGTAGATCTAGAAACAGTAGAAACTGAACTTCTTCTGGCTGATATTGAAACTTTATCAAATGCATTACTCAGGCTAGAAAAAGCTACAAGATCAGGTGACAAAGAGATAATGATACAAAGAGATAAATTCAAGAACCTATCTGCTGAGTTAAGTAGCGGAATTTTAGGCAGAAATACTGAGAGTTATAAAAATGACCAAAATGCCTTTAAAGAGTTGGGCTTGATAACCGTCAAACCCTGTTTATATGTAGGAAATGTTGAAGACTTAGATGCTGATAATATTTTGCTTGAAAAATTGATTCGCTACGCTGCAGAAAGAGACTCCACGGTTATTCCTATGTGCAATCAACTGGAAGCTGAAATTGCTGAACTTGATTTTGAAGAGGGAATGGAATTCTTAAAAGATATGGGACTAGAAGAGCCAGGTCTCAATAAACTTATAAGGGAAAGCTATAAGATGTTGTCTTTGATAACCTACTTTACTGCTGGGGAAAAAGAAGTCAGAGCATGGACAACAAAACAAGGTTCCACAGCTCCTGAAGCGGCTGGAGTTATTCATACTGATTTTCAAAAGGGATTTATTAGAGCTGAAACTATTGCTTATGATGATTATGTCGAATATTCAGGTGAATTAGGAGCTAAGGAAGCGGGAAAGCTTCGTTCTGAGGGTAATGAATACATCGTTAAAGATGGCGACATAATGCATTTTAGGTTTAATGTTTAATAGTTACTCGACTTTATCCTAACTGATCTCTAAAATTCGCAACACGGTTGTGTAGCTCAGCTGGTTAGAGCGCGGCATTCATAATGCCGAGGTCGGTGGTTCAAGCCCACCCACAACCACCACTAGTCTTAAAGATACTTCTTAAAGAATAAATTCTGTAGATCTGCAACAGATCTTCCATATCCCTTCTGAGAATCAAAGGCATGCTCTTCTTGCGAAAATATATGGAGTTCAGTTGGTATATTTAGATCAGTTAACTTTGTATATAAATCTGTTGAATCAGACAGTTTTACAACCGAATCACTCGAACCGTGAATCAGCATAGTAGGAGGAAAATTATTATTTATTTGTAAAATAGGGCTAGCCTTATCGAAGTCATCTTGTGAGGCATCATTGCCCATTAAAGCTTTGTAAGCATCAAATATGGTATCGGTATTCTCATATTTTCTTATTTGTGCTGGAGGATATATGGCGCATACAGCTTTTACTTCTGAAGTAACATGATTATTTCCGCCTTCACCTTCAAAACTTGGATCTATATCTGATAAAGCTGCCATTAAGGAAAGATGGCCACCTGCAGAATTTCCTGTAATACCAATTCTATTTGGATCAATTTTTAATTTATCTGAATTTGCCCTCATATAACGAATTGCACAATTCACATCTTGTATCTGTGCAGGCCAAATCTTTTCTTGTGATAATCTATAAGAAGCTGAGAGACAGGTAAAACCTTCTCTGGCAAGTAATATTCCATAACCACGTAATTGATTTTTGTCTCCTTCTCTCCAGCCTCCTCCATGGATAATTACTACGCCAGAACCATTAGCTTCATCTTCAGGCGGACAAAATAAATCGCCAGTGAGATCCCTCGAACCTGTTGAGCCAATTTTTATATTATCTTCTATGTTTACTAATTTTTGCATTGAAAAAAAGGCATCCTAGGATGCCTTTTTAAAAATCCTTTTTTAATTTGATCTAGAGTTCCAAATACTCAATATAATGATTATTGCGATTATGAGACCCAACCCTTCTGATCCGAGAGTTTCCATGATAATTCGAGTATTATCAAGTACTCCTCCAAAGAAAGGTATATTACTACCAAACAACATTGATACTAATATGGCTACTGCCACAATTAGGCCTAGAAATTTTGTTATGTCCCACAAAACTCTAGATATTCTATTTATTATGTCTGTCATTTTTAATCTGCTCCTTAGCTATAAAAAAGAAAGGGGCTCTCAGAACCCCCTTCTATTTTTAGCATATTAATAACTATCTAAGCAATTCCATAACAATTAACAGAACTATAATACCCACAAGACCTGAGTCTCCAAGCATTGCAACTGCTCCTAGAAGATTTTCAAGTACATTAGGTACGAAAGCTACATCAGTGCCAATAACAACTCCAAGCACAACACCAAGAGCAATCAAAGCTACACCTATGCCCGTTAAGTCGCTTACTATGCGTTTTGCATTTTCCATCATAATATCTCACCCATTTTTTGTTAAACAAAAGCCCAGATAATACTGGACCATCAAATTTAACAGGATGAAAAGTATTAAAACAATTGATGGGTTAGCATAGAATTTGAAAATTTACAAATTAATCGTCTAGCCCTTTCATAGTTAATCTTATTTTGCCTTGCTTATCTACTTCTAGAACTTTAACCTTCACTTCTTCACCTTCGACGAAATAATCTGAAACGTTCTCTACCCTTTCTTCTGAGATTTCTGACACATGAACTAATCCATCTCTTCCCGGCATGATTGTTACAAAAGCACCAAAATCTTTGATATTGGCTACAGTCCCTGTATAAATCTTATTTACTTCTGGTTCAGCAGTAATTTCCTCAATTCTTTTTTGAGCAGACTCTCTGGATTGAGGAGTATCTCCATAAATAGTTACTTTACCGTTGTCCTCTACCTCAATAATTGCACCAGTTTCTTCTGTAAGTCCTCTAATTGTTTCACCACCTTTACCTATAACGTCACGTATCTTTTTAGTATTGATCTGAATGACTACAGCTTGAGGGGCTTTTTCAGATAGCTGTTCCCTAGAAGAAGAAATTACTTCATTCATGCTTGACAGTATATGATTCCTCGCAGTGTGTGCTTTCTCTAAAGCAACTTCGAATATTTCTTCAGTAATTCCGTCTATTTTAATATCCATTTGAAGAGCGGTTATTCCTTCTGAAGTTCCTGCAACTTTAAAGTCCATATCACCAAGATGATCTTCATCGCCTAAGATATCAGTAATGACTGCGAATCCTTCTTCTTCTTTAACCAATCCCATAGCTATACCAGCCACTGCTGCTTTGAGAGGGATACCTGCATCCATAAGAGCAAGGCTTGAGCCACAAACACTCGCCATTGAGCTGGAGCCATTAGACTCTGTTATTTCAGATACTACTCTTATTGTGTAAGGAAAGTCATCAGGTGACGGTAAAACAGCCTCTAAAGCTCTCCTTGCAAGTTTGCCATGCCCTATCTCTCTTCTTTTTGGACCGGACATAAATCCTGCTTCTCCTACCGAATAAGGTGGAAAGTTGTAATGAAGCATAAATTGGTCTTTATACTCACCTTCTAAAGCATCTATTAGTTGAGCTTGTCTAGGAGAACCGAGAGTGGAGGTAACAATTGCTTGAGTTTCGCCTCGGGTAAATAATGCAGAACCATGAGTATTCTTTAAGACACCAGTTTCAATAAACAAAGGTCTAACAGTATCTAAATCTCTTCCATCAATCCTCGGGGCACCTTCGATGAGCCTCGTTCTGACAATGTTTTTGCCTACTTTCTTAAATGCATCAAGTAGATCATTTTGTGAAAATGACCCTTCATCTTCTGACACGTTCTCTTCAAGAATCTTTTCTCTTATTTCTGATAGAGCCTGGACCCTTTCTTGTTTGATTTGCAAAGCATAAGCAGCAGAAATTTGATCACTATAATTATTTTTCACTAACTCAACAACTTCTGGGCTTAAGACTTTTGGTTCATATTGAAATTCAGGTTTACCAATATCAGATACCATCTCTTTTATAGCTTCAATGGCTACTTGCATTTCTTGGTGAGCGAATAAAATCCCCCCCAACATTTGATCTTCTGAGAGTTCTTTGGCTTCTGATTCAACCATGATAACAGCTGCATCACTTCCAGCAATAACCATATCTAGATGAGATTCTTCTAATTCGCTCCTTGTTGGGTTGATGCAGTAGTTGCCATCAATAAACCCAACCCTTATGGCTCCAAGGGGGCCATTGAATGGCAGTCCCGAAATCGCCACAGCTGCGGAGGCAGCTAGAAAGGAAAGAATATCGGGATCGACATTTTTGTCGGAGGAGATAACTGTACAAATTACCTGAACTTCATAGAGGAAATCGTCATTGAATAAAGGCCTTAGAGGTCTATCAATTAATCTAGAAGTAAGTGTCTCCTTTTCAGTAGGCCTACCTTCTCTCTTGAAAAAACCTCCAGGTATTTTACCTGTTGCATAAGTCTTCTCTTGATAATTAACTGTCAGAGGAAAGAAGTCTTGATGTTCGCCTGGAGCTTTTCCTACGACAACTGTAGCTAAAACTTGCGTATCCTCACATGTAGCAATTACTGCTCCAGTAGCTTGCCTAGCAACTTTACCAGATTCTAGGATGATTTCTTTGTCACCCAATATGAAAGATTTTTTGTAACTTTCCATTTTATTTTCCAATTTTACAGAGCCCTATTGCCCAGTAATTATATGATTAATGATATTAAGAATTGATTATCTTCTTAAACCCAAATCCGAAATTAACTTTGTGTAAGTATCTGGTTTGGATATTTTTATGTAATCAAGTAGTTTTCTACGTTGATTCACCATTCTAATTAATCCTGTTCTGGAATGGTGGTCCTTAGCATTAGCTTTGAAATGAGTTTGAAGAGCATCAATATTTGCTGACAACAACGCTACTTGGACCTCAGGTGATCCTGTATCTTTATCTGTTCTTGCGAACTTAGTTACTATTTCTTTCTTTTCTGTATTACTTAGTGCCAATTTTTTTCCTCTAATTGAAATTAATTCGTAGATATAAGTCTTTTAGGTTGAAGTTTATTATCACTGACCTCCCCAATACCTAAGAAAATTTCTTTTTCAGTATATATTCTTACTAATCCTTTATTTTTTACGAGCGCATTATAGTCTATTGATAGGCCATTTCTAACTTTTTTTACATCTTCTTTTTTTATCTTTACTTTAACCAAATCACTCAACATGGCATCGCAAGGCAAAACTTTATCAATTAGTGATTGGTACGAATCTTCAAAACTACAAGATTTATGATTTAAATGCATTTTTCCAACTTCTAATCGTCTTAGAGATATTACCGTAGCGAAAGAGTTCAAATTCCTACCTAACTTTTCGATAAGGCTCCTTATATATGTACCTTTAGAGCAGGTTACTCTCAAAATTGCTGTATTAATAGATTTTTCAATCAATTCAATTTTTTGTATATCTACCCTTCTAGGAATTCTGTAGAGATAAACTCCCTTCCTTGCCCAATAATATAATGGATTGCCATTTATCTTTATTGCAGAGTACATAGGAGGTGTCTGATTTTGAATTCCTTCTAGGTCAGTTAAAAATTG is a window encoding:
- the pnp gene encoding polyribonucleotide nucleotidyltransferase gives rise to the protein MESYKKSFILGDKEIILESGKVARQATGAVIATCEDTQVLATVVVGKAPGEHQDFFPLTVNYQEKTYATGKIPGGFFKREGRPTEKETLTSRLIDRPLRPLFNDDFLYEVQVICTVISSDKNVDPDILSFLAASAAVAISGLPFNGPLGAIRVGFIDGNYCINPTRSELEESHLDMVIAGSDAAVIMVESEAKELSEDQMLGGILFAHQEMQVAIEAIKEMVSDIGKPEFQYEPKVLSPEVVELVKNNYSDQISAAYALQIKQERVQALSEIREKILEENVSEDEGSFSQNDLLDAFKKVGKNIVRTRLIEGAPRIDGRDLDTVRPLFIETGVLKNTHGSALFTRGETQAIVTSTLGSPRQAQLIDALEGEYKDQFMLHYNFPPYSVGEAGFMSGPKRREIGHGKLARRALEAVLPSPDDFPYTIRVVSEITESNGSSSMASVCGSSLALMDAGIPLKAAVAGIAMGLVKEEEGFAVITDILGDEDHLGDMDFKVAGTSEGITALQMDIKIDGITEEIFEVALEKAHTARNHILSSMNEVISSSREQLSEKAPQAVVIQINTKKIRDVIGKGGETIRGLTEETGAIIEVEDNGKVTIYGDTPQSRESAQKRIEEITAEPEVNKIYTGTVANIKDFGAFVTIMPGRDGLVHVSEISEERVENVSDYFVEGEEVKVKVLEVDKQGKIRLTMKGLDD
- a CDS encoding 50S ribosomal protein L25/general stress protein Ctc, coding for MSEQVNLNATNREVEGKSSSRQLRRMGSVPAVIYGGDKDPIRISILEKDIAKASEIPGFATQILNINISGDEQNVIVKEIQRHPATQRVLHADLQRVNPDTKISISVPVRFLNEDNCMGVKMHGGAISRLINDIDISCLASNLPEYLEVDVAELDVGDSIFLSALNLPEGVEIPSLALGDDRDQAVVSVTEAKVLDVEPEIIETEEDGESSEDEDAAASTDGQEEPDE
- the rpsO gene encoding 30S ribosomal protein S15, which encodes MALSNTEKKEIVTKFARTDKDTGSPEVQVALLSANIDALQTHFKANAKDHHSRTGLIRMVNQRRKLLDYIKISKPDTYTKLISDLGLRR
- the truB gene encoding tRNA pseudouridine(55) synthase TruB — translated: MNGFLILDKPEGLTSAQCVYKLRSKLGIKRIGHCGTLDPLATGLLPICIGEATKFSNFASEQDKVYEVGIKFGIETDTGDFTGNIVSKSNFIGFKEDFSQFLTDLEGIQNQTPPMYSAIKINGNPLYYWARKGVYLYRIPRRVDIQKIELIEKSINTAILRVTCSKGTYIRSLIEKLGRNLNSFATVISLRRLEVGKMHLNHKSCSFEDSYQSLIDKVLPCDAMLSDLVKVKIKKEDVKKVRNGLSIDYNALVKNKGLVRIYTEKEIFLGIGEVSDNKLQPKRLISTN
- the ychF gene encoding redox-regulated ATPase YchF, with the translated sequence MSLKCGIVGLPNVGKSTLFNALTAAGIEAQNFPFCTIEPNKGVVPVPDPRLNKVAEIVNPEKIIPTTTEFVDIAGLVKGASEGEGLGNKFLSHVRETQAILHVIRCFENPDITHVHDVVNPVVDLETVETELLLADIETLSNALLRLEKATRSGDKEIMIQRDKFKNLSAELSSGILGRNTESYKNDQNAFKELGLITVKPCLYVGNVEDLDADNILLEKLIRYAAERDSTVIPMCNQLEAEIAELDFEEGMEFLKDMGLEEPGLNKLIRESYKMLSLITYFTAGEKEVRAWTTKQGSTAPEAAGVIHTDFQKGFIRAETIAYDDYVEYSGELGAKEAGKLRSEGNEYIVKDGDIMHFRFNV
- the pth gene encoding aminoacyl-tRNA hydrolase, with product MEPLLILGLGNPGEDYALTRHNAGADYIDLLCNKYSLTLKKERQIHGKFAEFFNENYKLIFVTPSTFMNESGLCVSKTKKFFNLRTEQILIAHDELDLPNSEIKLKESGGHGGHNGLRNIIDHLQGDSSFKRLRIGIGRPDKDKDIISYVLKKASVEEREKLMGNLINYLDLGEKIIQDGWQKTVMNYHTSKEEYNES
- a CDS encoding alpha/beta hydrolase; the protein is MQKLVNIEDNIKIGSTGSRDLTGDLFCPPEDEANGSGVVIIHGGGWREGDKNQLRGYGILLAREGFTCLSASYRLSQEKIWPAQIQDVNCAIRYMRANSDKLKIDPNRIGITGNSAGGHLSLMAALSDIDPSFEGEGGNNHVTSEVKAVCAIYPPAQIRKYENTDTIFDAYKALMGNDASQDDFDKASPILQINNNFPPTMLIHGSSDSVVKLSDSTDLYTKLTDLNIPTELHIFSQEEHAFDSQKGYGRSVADLQNLFFKKYL
- a CDS encoding ribose-phosphate pyrophosphokinase, translated to MEKRHQKIAVFSGTANLELTKKICKKLALKQGKADIGRFSDGEISVKINENVRGKDVYIIQPTCSPSHVNLIELILMVDALRWSSAGRITAVIPYYGYARQDRRVRSQRVPISAKVIAGILERSGIDRVLTVELHSEQIQGFFDIPVDNIYGTKVIYEDIKKQKFKDILVVSPDVGGVVRSRALSKFLDIGDLAIIDKRRDEANKSEVMNVIGDVSKKDCLLYDDMADTCGTLCNAADALKAKDARSVSAYITHPVLSGEAIEKINQSSLDQLVVTDTIPLSEEAKSCKKIRCISLAPTLAEAIKRLNKEESISEMLM